In Flavivirga abyssicola, the following are encoded in one genomic region:
- a CDS encoding T9SS type B sorting domain-containing protein encodes MHKNIIFLILFSILAQGYAQKEAAFWYFGQNAGVDFNDGIPKPLYNGKITTGGAIASISNGKGDLLFYTDGITVWDKNHSIMPNGEGLKGGRYISANTHSAASCLIIPLPGSKEVYYIFTNDYSEKGNGLQYHIVNMTLNGGLGDVISKDMYIAKAHENLTTVFHDNGQDIWVITHKKNVDTFFAYLLNQNGLITKPVTTQIPIKPLKQLVGKLKASTNGKFLALAGHDDDIFSQNILAELFSFDSATGKVSNPIDLSTVIASNTPGVVVTSSARLTSLVDGVEFSVDSSKLYISSNFYGGRSSNFSLDKEFSFIFQFNLDSNNIEQSIFPVVKSKVGVPGYKDLQLAIDGKIYVARQHHNFLSVIDNPNVSGAACNFINEGVNLSPKICNGWLPGFFQSFFKTGIKAKGLCFRDETEFSLYINEPLKSIKWDFGDGHTSTKVAPSHIYANPGKYIVKAKITSGFRTKTETKEVIIYDTPVANPVTDYNICIEEDTYRFDLSTKDSEILGGQSVAEYGVKYYSNIDDARVDINELPILYTINEPEQKVYAKVFNINNTQCYDITSFKLSANVFDLEDLKKTGYLCVNNTEVTRDGGDFEGWQWKDSHGIVKGTSRFITITEPDTYSLTVSKTKNNHTCSKTIMFEVKQVDSPTSLDTDVSGFSNLITLTLKTSHIGDFEYSIDGEHFKTDNTFKVPPGEYTVYARDKFKCHTLRKDVVALGYNQFFTPNGDGINERWHIKGLSKYPKSVVYIYNRHGKLIKQLSLNSLGWDGNFNGSPLPDEDYWFRYVYEEGKAYIGHFTLKR; translated from the coding sequence ATGCATAAAAACATCATTTTTTTAATATTATTTTCCATTTTGGCTCAAGGATATGCACAAAAAGAAGCGGCATTTTGGTATTTTGGACAAAATGCTGGAGTTGATTTTAATGATGGTATACCCAAGCCTTTATATAACGGTAAAATAACTACTGGTGGTGCTATTGCTTCAATATCTAATGGTAAGGGTGATTTATTATTTTATACAGATGGGATAACAGTATGGGATAAAAACCATTCTATAATGCCAAATGGTGAAGGGCTTAAAGGAGGGAGATATATTTCAGCAAATACTCATAGCGCAGCATCATGTCTTATCATCCCTCTTCCCGGCAGTAAAGAAGTCTATTATATTTTTACTAATGATTATTCGGAAAAAGGGAATGGTTTACAATATCATATTGTAAATATGACTTTAAACGGAGGTTTAGGTGATGTAATTTCAAAAGACATGTACATTGCTAAAGCTCATGAAAATTTGACTACTGTATTTCACGATAATGGCCAAGATATATGGGTAATCACGCACAAAAAGAATGTAGACACTTTTTTTGCTTACCTATTAAATCAAAATGGTTTAATAACTAAACCAGTGACAACCCAAATCCCCATAAAACCTTTAAAACAGCTTGTAGGAAAACTAAAAGCATCTACAAATGGAAAATTTCTGGCTTTGGCAGGTCATGATGATGATATTTTCTCACAAAATATTCTAGCTGAACTCTTTAGTTTTGATTCAGCTACGGGAAAAGTCAGCAACCCTATTGATTTAAGCACGGTTATTGCTAGTAATACTCCAGGAGTTGTAGTTACTAGTTCAGCTAGATTAACTTCACTTGTAGATGGTGTAGAATTCTCTGTTGACAGCAGTAAACTCTACATTAGTAGTAATTTTTATGGCGGAAGAAGCAGTAATTTTTCACTTGATAAAGAATTTAGTTTTATTTTTCAATTTAACCTTGATTCCAATAATATAGAACAATCTATATTTCCAGTTGTTAAAAGTAAAGTAGGTGTTCCCGGCTATAAGGATTTACAACTGGCTATAGATGGGAAAATATATGTAGCACGCCAACATCATAATTTTTTATCTGTAATTGACAACCCAAATGTTAGCGGTGCAGCTTGTAATTTTATAAACGAAGGTGTTAATTTATCTCCCAAAATTTGTAATGGATGGCTTCCTGGTTTTTTTCAATCCTTTTTTAAGACAGGAATAAAAGCTAAAGGTTTGTGTTTTAGAGATGAAACTGAATTTTCTCTTTATATAAATGAACCGCTTAAATCTATTAAATGGGATTTTGGTGATGGGCATACATCTACGAAAGTAGCGCCTTCTCATATATATGCTAATCCTGGAAAATACATAGTAAAGGCTAAAATAACTTCAGGTTTTAGAACAAAAACAGAAACTAAAGAGGTCATTATTTACGATACGCCTGTGGCAAATCCTGTAACGGATTACAATATATGTATAGAGGAAGATACATATCGCTTCGACTTATCCACAAAGGACAGTGAAATCTTGGGAGGGCAATCTGTGGCTGAATATGGAGTGAAATATTATTCAAATATTGATGATGCTAGAGTTGACATAAACGAATTGCCTATTTTATATACAATCAATGAACCTGAGCAAAAAGTTTATGCTAAGGTTTTTAATATAAATAACACGCAATGCTACGATATTACAAGTTTCAAATTAAGTGCAAATGTCTTTGACTTAGAAGATTTAAAAAAAACGGGGTATCTATGTGTTAATAATACCGAGGTGACAAGAGACGGAGGTGATTTTGAAGGATGGCAATGGAAGGATAGTCATGGAATCGTAAAGGGCACATCACGATTCATTACAATTACAGAGCCAGATACTTATAGTTTAACCGTATCTAAAACAAAAAATAATCACACCTGTTCAAAAACCATTATGTTTGAGGTAAAACAAGTAGATTCTCCAACCAGCCTTGACACTGATGTTTCTGGTTTTTCAAATCTAATCACACTAACTTTGAAAACGTCCCATATTGGAGATTTTGAATATTCTATTGATGGAGAACATTTTAAAACCGATAATACATTCAAGGTTCCTCCTGGAGAATATACAGTGTATGCAAGAGATAAATTTAAATGCCATACTCTTAGAAAAGATGTTGTAGCTTTAGGTTATAACCAATTTTTCACACCAAATGGAGATGGAATAAATGAAAGGTGGCATATAAAAGGCTTAAGTAAATATCCAAAATCAGTTGTTTATATTTATAATCGTCACGGTAAGCTTATCAAGCAGTTATCACTTAATAGTTTAGGCTGGGACGGTAATTTTAATGGCTCCCCTCTGCCAGATGAAGATTATTGGTTTCGTTATGTTTACGAAGAAGGAAAAGCATACATTGGTCATTTCACATTGAAACGATAA
- a CDS encoding type II CAAX endopeptidase family protein, which translates to MKKFLQLVFILFTFSVSSQGIKVNQKNSYTLFVKTLTNSKEIKYQDILNAYNNFIALHPENITVKVYKCKFIGSAYYDENEGYNLKYEETQECIDDLYSTYPNNPEVLLYKLENTYGEEGNELIDNIISIYKSNETDWNFEQISHFYEICANRFYDDHYKSISYAKKAEKFNDTLDLSVLISRAYLNLNNKEKAKKRLLTSLDIDHEAWVLNEKGKLLVELNEYEKALKMFDRVNEKDSTLLNTEGLYKIFLEKENYKQARMYLLKDTLDTWNKTINIQKLFSHDLLYSNPQLALESYRRLQKESYYDDFLGIKRLKLFIKSPFESWTFTEISHLLILVALIVVLFLIPYLWILPIYSFSRFFKLEKVKTEEKLSVNWSLKHFWVISFFYLFCQVVLGLVYYYQDYINYLFDIGYSYVDESLVESELEIANSVIVFSSLMLVSTLLFLNKKRLKFVLSSIFSFRQMIGFSILFVVFNFIILKILGGFFDLTDAANFIKALSAKEEIVAVFNEYGFVISVLIVALIVPFYEEIIFRGVILSSTEKHLGFARANIIQACLFATVHFSLKFFIFYFIFGIITGYTVKRTNGLFTGIVFHAVNNFAALFAIYMATKLLSGI; encoded by the coding sequence ATGAAAAAGTTTTTACAATTAGTCTTCATCTTATTTACATTCTCTGTTTCTAGCCAAGGGATAAAAGTTAATCAAAAAAATAGTTACACCCTATTTGTAAAGACATTAACAAACTCCAAAGAGATAAAATACCAAGACATATTAAATGCATATAATAATTTTATAGCGTTGCACCCTGAAAACATTACAGTAAAAGTGTATAAATGTAAATTCATTGGGAGTGCCTATTATGATGAAAATGAAGGCTATAATTTAAAATATGAGGAAACTCAAGAATGCATTGATGACTTGTATAGTACCTATCCTAATAATCCAGAAGTATTACTATACAAATTAGAAAACACATATGGAGAAGAGGGTAATGAACTTATAGATAATATTATATCGATTTACAAATCGAATGAAACGGATTGGAACTTTGAACAAATTAGTCATTTTTATGAGATTTGTGCAAATCGTTTTTATGATGATCATTATAAATCAATTTCTTATGCAAAAAAAGCTGAAAAATTTAATGATACACTCGATTTATCAGTTTTAATTTCTAGGGCTTATTTAAATCTTAATAATAAAGAAAAAGCAAAGAAAAGATTATTGACGTCATTAGACATTGATCATGAAGCATGGGTTTTAAATGAAAAAGGAAAGCTTTTGGTTGAGTTAAATGAATATGAAAAAGCTTTAAAAATGTTTGATCGTGTTAATGAAAAGGATTCTACGCTTTTAAATACAGAGGGTTTGTACAAAATCTTTTTAGAAAAAGAAAATTATAAACAAGCTCGAATGTATTTATTGAAGGATACACTTGATACTTGGAATAAAACTATAAATATTCAGAAATTATTTAGTCATGATTTATTGTATTCAAACCCCCAATTAGCATTAGAAAGTTATAGAAGGTTGCAAAAGGAAAGTTATTATGATGATTTTTTAGGGATTAAAAGGTTGAAATTATTTATAAAATCACCTTTTGAATCTTGGACATTTACTGAAATTTCACATTTACTGATCTTAGTAGCTTTAATTGTAGTTTTATTTTTAATACCCTATTTATGGATTTTACCAATTTATAGTTTTAGCAGGTTTTTTAAACTGGAAAAGGTTAAAACAGAAGAAAAACTATCTGTGAATTGGTCTCTTAAACATTTTTGGGTAATTAGTTTTTTTTATTTGTTTTGCCAAGTTGTTTTAGGGCTTGTCTACTATTATCAAGATTATATCAATTACCTATTTGATATTGGGTATTCATATGTTGATGAAAGCCTTGTAGAAAGTGAGTTGGAAATAGCAAATTCTGTTATTGTTTTTTCAAGTCTTATGCTCGTTTCGACATTATTATTTCTAAATAAAAAACGACTAAAATTTGTGTTAAGCTCAATTTTTAGTTTCAGGCAGATGATAGGATTTAGTATCCTTTTTGTGGTTTTTAATTTCATAATACTGAAAATTTTAGGCGGTTTTTTTGATTTAACCGATGCGGCTAATTTTATTAAAGCATTAAGTGCAAAAGAGGAGATAGTTGCCGTATTTAATGAATATGGTTTTGTGATTTCAGTACTTATTGTGGCTTTGATTGTCCCGTTTTATGAGGAGATTATATTTAGAGGTGTTATTTTGTCTTCTACAGAAAAACACTTAGGGTTTGCACGTGCAAATATTATACAAGCATGCTTATTTGCTACAGTGCACTTTAGTTTAAAGTTTTTTATTTTTTATTTTATTTTTGGAATTATTACAGGCTATACTGTTAAGCGTACAAATGGCTTATTCACAGGAATTGTTTTTCATGCAGTTAATAATTTTGCTGCGTTATTTGCAATTTATATGGCTACTAAATTATTATCAGGAATATAG
- the recG gene encoding ATP-dependent DNA helicase RecG — MSAKLQTPIDYLKGVGPNRADLLRKELGIHTYQDLINLFPNRYIDRTRYYKINQLQRNNADVQVIGKIIAFKEVAQKRGKRLVGTFQDDTGTMELVWFRGQKWIRDSLKLNKPYVIFGKTNWFSGKFNMPHPDIEELEAHKQNLRSAMQPVYPSTEKLSNKGITNRVIGKIMQQLFIETGGRFVETLSKNLLTKLKLIPKSEALFNVHFPKSQELLSRAQFRLKFEELFYIQLQLIIKNLAHKTKIKGFPFEKVGTHFNTFFKAHLPFELTGAQKRVLKEIRADLGSNAQMNRLLQGDVGSGKTIVALMSMLIALDNGFQACLMAPTEILSVQHYNGLIEQCNKLNIRIGLLTGSTKTSERKIIHENLENGDLQILIGTHALLEDKVKFKNLGLAIIDEQHRFGVAQRSKLWKKGPPQSSQREDAKSVRQNNGTSTPPHILVMTATPIPRTLAMSVYGDLDISIIDELPPGRQSIKTVHRYDKNRLNVFKFIRDEIAKGRQIYIVYPLIQENEKMDYKDLMDGYESISRDFPLPDYQISIVHGKMKPADKDYEMQRFIKGETQIMVATTVIEVGVNVPNASVMIIESAERFGLSQLHQLRGRVGRGAEQSYCILMTGHKLSNDSKTRLETMVRTSDGFEIAEVDLRLRGPGDIMGTQQSGVLNLKIADIIKDNDILKLARHHAKNVLKNDSTLASIDNEVILETYKSLGKYKNIWNYIS; from the coding sequence ATGTCCGCAAAACTTCAAACTCCAATAGATTATTTAAAAGGCGTAGGTCCAAACCGTGCCGATTTATTGCGAAAGGAACTAGGCATTCACACTTATCAGGATTTAATTAACTTATTTCCAAACCGGTACATAGATCGGACACGATATTATAAAATCAACCAACTACAACGCAATAATGCGGATGTACAAGTGATTGGTAAAATTATCGCCTTTAAAGAAGTTGCTCAAAAACGCGGAAAGCGGCTAGTAGGAACTTTTCAAGACGATACTGGTACGATGGAATTAGTTTGGTTTCGAGGACAAAAATGGATTCGTGACAGCTTGAAACTCAATAAACCTTATGTGATCTTTGGAAAAACCAATTGGTTTAGTGGTAAGTTTAATATGCCTCATCCAGATATAGAAGAATTGGAAGCCCATAAACAAAATTTACGCTCTGCCATGCAACCGGTATATCCTTCTACAGAAAAATTATCCAATAAAGGCATTACAAATCGTGTGATTGGTAAAATTATGCAACAGCTATTTATAGAAACTGGAGGACGGTTTGTCGAAACACTATCTAAAAATTTACTTACCAAACTCAAATTAATTCCTAAAAGCGAAGCACTTTTTAATGTGCATTTTCCTAAAAGTCAAGAGCTACTTTCAAGAGCTCAATTTAGATTAAAATTTGAAGAATTATTTTATATTCAGCTACAGCTTATCATCAAAAATTTAGCTCATAAAACAAAAATAAAAGGCTTTCCTTTTGAAAAAGTAGGCACACATTTCAACACCTTTTTTAAAGCACATTTACCCTTCGAATTAACGGGTGCTCAAAAACGTGTTTTAAAAGAAATTCGTGCCGATTTAGGCAGCAATGCACAAATGAATAGGTTATTACAAGGTGATGTGGGTTCCGGTAAGACGATAGTAGCTCTAATGTCAATGTTAATAGCACTTGACAACGGTTTTCAAGCTTGCTTAATGGCTCCGACTGAAATTTTGTCAGTTCAACACTATAACGGATTAATTGAACAATGTAACAAATTGAATATCAGAATAGGACTGTTAACAGGTTCAACTAAAACTTCAGAAAGAAAAATAATTCATGAGAATCTAGAAAATGGCGATTTACAGATACTTATTGGCACGCATGCCTTACTTGAAGATAAGGTGAAATTTAAAAATTTAGGGCTTGCTATTATAGATGAACAACACCGATTTGGAGTAGCACAACGAAGCAAATTATGGAAGAAAGGTCCTCCTCAATCCTCCCAAAGGGAGGACGCAAAATCCGTTCGACAAAATAATGGAACTTCTACACCTCCACATATTTTAGTGATGACGGCCACTCCTATTCCAAGAACCTTAGCCATGTCTGTTTATGGTGATTTAGATATTTCCATTATTGATGAATTACCACCAGGCAGACAGTCTATAAAAACGGTACATCGGTATGATAAAAACCGATTAAATGTTTTTAAATTTATTAGAGATGAGATAGCCAAAGGAAGACAAATTTATATTGTATATCCATTGATTCAGGAAAATGAGAAAATGGATTATAAAGATTTAATGGATGGTTATGAAAGTATTTCCAGAGATTTCCCTTTACCAGATTATCAAATATCCATCGTTCACGGTAAAATGAAACCTGCAGACAAAGATTACGAAATGCAGCGCTTTATAAAGGGAGAAACTCAAATTATGGTAGCCACAACTGTTATTGAGGTTGGTGTAAATGTACCTAATGCTTCGGTTATGATTATTGAAAGTGCAGAACGTTTTGGCTTATCACAATTGCATCAGCTTCGTGGTCGTGTGGGACGTGGTGCAGAGCAGAGCTATTGTATTTTAATGACAGGCCATAAGCTTAGTAATGATAGCAAAACCAGATTAGAAACTATGGTTAGAACTAGTGATGGTTTTGAAATAGCAGAAGTTGATTTACGCTTACGCGGTCCTGGTGATATTATGGGCACACAACAGAGTGGCGTTTTAAACCTTAAAATTGCTGATATTATTAAGGATAACGATATTCTTAAATTAGCAAGACATCATGCTAAGAACGTACTCAAAAATGACTCCACACTCGCTTCTATAGATAACGAAGTGATTTTAGAAACTTATAAGTCTTTAGGTAAGTATAAGAATATCTGGAATTACATCTCGTAA
- a CDS encoding thiol-disulfide oxidoreductase DCC family protein, whose translation MIDLPKHKKLILFDGVCNLCNTSVQYVIKHDKKNIFMFAPLQSDIGKNLIERFNIDTKKTDSILLYTPDSSLVSKSTAAIKIAVHLGFPQSLMGVFFIIPPFIRNWVYDYIAKNRYKWYGKKEACMIPTPELKSKFLE comes from the coding sequence ATGATTGATTTACCTAAACATAAAAAACTTATTTTATTTGATGGTGTTTGTAACCTATGCAATACTAGTGTGCAGTATGTTATAAAACATGATAAAAAAAACATATTTATGTTTGCGCCTTTGCAAAGTGATATTGGTAAAAACCTTATTGAACGCTTTAATATAGACACCAAAAAAACAGATTCTATATTATTATACACTCCTGATAGTAGTTTAGTATCAAAATCTACTGCTGCTATAAAAATTGCAGTACACCTAGGCTTTCCGCAAAGTTTAATGGGTGTGTTTTTTATTATCCCACCATTTATCCGAAATTGGGTTTACGATTACATTGCTAAAAATCGTTATAAATGGTATGGCAAAAAGGAGGCTTGTATGATTCCAACTCCTGAGTTGAAGAGTAAGTTTTTGGAGTAG
- a CDS encoding DUF2911 domain-containing protein, producing MKTNNLTTLLVCLLLALSFSAFAQVNTPRGSQQATMSQRVGISDVSIIYSRPSVKGREIWGKLVPYGMNNLGFGTATAAPWRAGANENTTITFTHDAKLEGKAIKAGTYGLHVELKDADHATIILSHDANAWGSYFYDASKDALRADVKTKAVPHKELLTYEVNDIQPTFAIISLVWEKKEIPFKVEFDVTNIVLNEFRDKSIGNLGFNRQNWENMARFSLNNGGDLNEALGWINGAIAGNFYSQKTFNNLAIKGQILNKLGKTQKYAALMDEASTMANKNQLNTIGYQMLASKDYNRALKYFKLNVKNNPKDANSYDSLGECYKTMGDKKNAIKYLKKALSLNPPANVKANSEKLLKELDA from the coding sequence ATGAAAACTAACAACCTTACCACATTATTGGTGTGTCTATTGCTTGCTTTAAGTTTTAGCGCATTCGCACAAGTAAATACCCCACGAGGAAGTCAACAAGCTACAATGTCTCAACGCGTAGGCATTTCGGATGTTTCAATAATATATTCCAGACCAAGTGTAAAGGGTCGAGAAATATGGGGAAAATTGGTTCCTTATGGGATGAATAATTTAGGTTTTGGAACGGCAACTGCGGCACCTTGGAGAGCTGGAGCAAACGAAAACACGACCATAACTTTTACGCATGATGCTAAACTAGAAGGAAAGGCTATTAAGGCTGGAACTTATGGATTACATGTAGAATTAAAAGACGCAGATCATGCCACTATAATTTTGTCTCATGACGCTAATGCCTGGGGAAGTTATTTCTACGATGCTTCAAAAGATGCTTTGCGAGCAGATGTTAAAACTAAAGCGGTACCACATAAAGAACTATTAACTTATGAAGTAAATGATATCCAACCAACTTTTGCTATTATATCTCTTGTATGGGAGAAAAAAGAAATTCCTTTTAAAGTAGAATTCGATGTAACAAATATTGTTTTAAATGAATTTAGAGATAAATCTATTGGTAATTTAGGTTTTAATAGACAAAATTGGGAAAACATGGCTCGTTTTTCATTAAATAATGGTGGTGATTTAAATGAGGCTTTAGGTTGGATTAATGGTGCTATTGCAGGTAATTTTTATAGCCAAAAAACATTTAACAATTTGGCTATTAAAGGACAAATATTAAATAAATTAGGTAAAACACAGAAATATGCTGCTTTAATGGATGAGGCTTCAACGATGGCAAATAAAAACCAGTTGAATACTATAGGCTATCAAATGCTAGCTTCAAAAGATTATAATCGAGCTCTTAAATATTTTAAGCTGAATGTAAAAAACAACCCTAAAGATGCTAATTCTTATGACAGTTTGGGTGAATGCTATAAAACTATGGGAGATAAAAAGAATGCTATTAAGTATTTAAAAAAGGCATTGTCATTAAATCCTCCGGCTAATGTAAAAGCAAATTCAGAAAAACTTTTAAAAGAACTCGACGCTTAA
- a CDS encoding endonuclease MutS2, translating to MINIHDKTLKDLEFSTVLQQVSEHCVTALGNEKALLTAPYKTKEELLGALQLTNEYLSSFYNDNRIPNHGFDPITKEIKLLRIENTYLEVHALKKIVSISLTANEIVKYLKKFEEYYPGLSAYASHIEVTKVIIEKIDAIVDRFGDIKDNASSLLFELRQSINSIKGKINASFSSALTTYHNLEYLDDIRESVVENKRVLAVKAMYRRKVKGAIMGGSKTGSIVYIEPETTLQYSRELNNLEYEEQEEVIRILKDLTNFIRPFLLLLENYQAFLINIDVISAKAKYARSMNAILPEISEEKSMFLRDAYHPLLYLNNLEKKETTFPQTIELKQESRIIVISGPNAGGKSITLKTVGLLQVMLQSGLLIPVHERSNVCLFDRILSDIGDNQSIENHLSTYSYRLKQMNYFLKKCNKNTLFLIDEFGTGSDPELGGALAETFLEEFYHREAFGIITTHYSNLKILANELPYMLNANMLFDERTLQPLFKLVIGQAGSSFTFEVAQKNGIPYSLINRAKKKIERSKVRFDATIAKLQKERSRLEKTGQSLKLNEKKKIEEADKLEEINAKIQKKLESYQELYDSNQRLIYLGQKVNDIAEKYFANKQKRELMAELFKVVQIENSKRKKVTAKQKKAIKAKEEQVKKEAEKVVTVIRKKKKEAKKKAIETPKPKPVLKIGDRVRMEDGRAIGSIDKIEKNKAVVNYGIFTTNVSIEQLELVEAVRK from the coding sequence ATGATAAACATTCATGACAAAACATTAAAAGACTTAGAGTTTTCAACTGTTCTACAACAAGTAAGTGAACACTGCGTAACCGCATTAGGAAATGAAAAAGCATTATTAACTGCCCCTTACAAAACAAAGGAAGAATTACTGGGTGCTTTACAATTAACTAACGAATACTTATCCTCTTTTTATAATGATAACCGTATTCCAAACCATGGATTTGATCCTATAACAAAGGAAATTAAGTTATTACGTATTGAAAATACTTATTTAGAAGTACATGCATTAAAAAAAATAGTTTCAATTTCATTAACTGCAAATGAAATTGTTAAATATCTAAAAAAGTTTGAGGAATATTATCCGGGACTTAGTGCATATGCGTCACATATAGAAGTCACTAAAGTAATTATTGAAAAAATAGATGCTATTGTAGACCGATTTGGAGATATAAAAGATAATGCCTCTAGCTTACTTTTTGAGTTACGTCAATCTATTAATTCTATAAAAGGCAAAATAAATGCCAGCTTCTCCTCTGCTCTAACCACTTACCATAATCTTGAATATTTAGATGATATTCGTGAATCTGTAGTAGAGAACAAACGTGTACTCGCTGTAAAAGCCATGTATCGCCGTAAAGTAAAGGGTGCTATTATGGGAGGTAGTAAAACAGGCAGTATTGTTTACATAGAGCCCGAAACAACTTTACAGTATTCGCGGGAACTTAACAATTTAGAATACGAAGAACAAGAAGAGGTTATTCGTATTTTAAAAGACCTTACTAATTTTATACGTCCGTTTTTACTATTATTAGAAAACTACCAGGCATTTTTAATAAACATCGATGTTATTTCAGCAAAAGCGAAGTATGCGCGATCTATGAATGCTATTCTTCCTGAGATTTCTGAAGAGAAAAGCATGTTTTTAAGAGATGCCTACCATCCTTTATTATATTTAAACAATTTAGAAAAGAAAGAAACGACTTTTCCACAGACCATAGAATTAAAACAAGAGAGTAGAATTATAGTCATTTCAGGACCCAATGCTGGTGGAAAAAGTATTACATTAAAAACGGTTGGTTTATTACAAGTCATGCTACAAAGTGGCTTATTGATTCCAGTACATGAGCGCAGTAACGTTTGTTTATTCGATAGGATTTTGAGCGATATTGGAGACAATCAATCTATTGAAAACCATTTAAGCACATACAGTTACCGTTTAAAACAAATGAATTATTTTTTAAAGAAATGTAATAAAAACACACTCTTTTTAATTGATGAGTTTGGTACGGGAAGTGATCCTGAGTTAGGTGGTGCTTTAGCCGAAACTTTTTTAGAAGAGTTTTATCATAGAGAGGCCTTTGGTATTATAACTACGCATTATTCCAATTTAAAAATTTTAGCAAATGAGTTACCATATATGCTCAATGCGAACATGCTTTTTGATGAACGGACGCTTCAACCGCTTTTTAAATTAGTTATTGGACAGGCCGGAAGTTCTTTTACTTTTGAAGTGGCTCAGAAAAATGGCATTCCTTACAGTTTAATAAATCGTGCTAAAAAGAAGATTGAACGTAGCAAAGTACGCTTTGATGCAACCATTGCTAAGCTTCAAAAGGAACGTTCCCGATTAGAAAAAACTGGACAATCGTTAAAATTGAATGAAAAGAAAAAAATAGAAGAGGCTGATAAGTTAGAGGAAATTAATGCTAAAATTCAGAAGAAACTGGAAAGCTATCAGGAACTATATGATAGTAACCAACGCCTTATCTATTTAGGCCAAAAAGTAAACGATATTGCTGAAAAATACTTCGCCAACAAACAAAAACGGGAATTGATGGCAGAGCTATTTAAAGTCGTTCAAATTGAAAACTCTAAGCGCAAAAAAGTAACAGCCAAACAGAAAAAAGCCATAAAAGCTAAAGAAGAACAGGTAAAAAAGGAAGCTGAAAAAGTAGTCACCGTTATACGTAAAAAGAAAAAAGAGGCAAAGAAAAAGGCTATTGAAACACCTAAGCCTAAACCTGTTTTAAAAATTGGAGATCGCGTTCGCATGGAAGATGGACGTGCTATTGGAAGCATCGATAAAATTGAAAAAAACAAGGCTGTTGTAAACTATGGTATCTTTACGACTAATGTAAGTATAGAACAATTAGAGCTTGTGGAAGCAGTGAGGAAATAA
- the miaE gene encoding tRNA-(ms[2]io[6]A)-hydroxylase — protein sequence MLGLKLETDPRWVNIVESNIEEILTDHAWCEQKAASNAITIITLNSEYTDLVTDLLVLAQEELEHFQMVHDIIKKRGYKLGRERKDSYVNELYKFMNKGGNRLQCMVDRLLFSAMIEARSCERFKLLSKKIKDPELSKFYHDLMISEAGHYTTFIGFARKYGKDIDVDKRWEELVEFESIVIKNYGKTETIHG from the coding sequence ATGCTTGGTTTAAAACTGGAAACAGACCCACGTTGGGTAAATATTGTAGAATCAAATATTGAAGAGATTTTAACCGATCACGCTTGGTGTGAACAAAAGGCTGCTTCTAATGCTATAACTATAATTACTCTAAATTCTGAGTATACCGATCTGGTTACTGATTTATTAGTTTTAGCCCAAGAAGAACTAGAACACTTCCAAATGGTTCATGATATTATAAAAAAGCGCGGTTACAAGCTGGGTAGAGAACGTAAAGATAGTTACGTTAACGAGCTTTATAAATTCATGAATAAAGGCGGTAACAGACTGCAATGTATGGTAGACAGACTACTATTTTCAGCTATGATTGAAGCTAGAAGCTGTGAACGTTTTAAACTATTATCGAAAAAAATAAAAGATCCAGAACTTTCTAAATTCTACCATGACTTAATGATTAGTGAAGCTGGACATTACACAACATTCATAGGGTTTGCCCGTAAATATGGGAAAGATATTGATGTTGATAAACGTTGGGAAGAGCTTGTAGAATTTGAAAGCATAGTCATAAAAAACTATGGCAAAACCGAAACCATTCATGGATGA